The following are from one region of the Chloroflexota bacterium genome:
- a CDS encoding S49 family peptidase, translating to ASAAYWIASSADEIVVTPSGEVGSIGVFTAHEDISAALEAEGVTVTLISAGKYKTEGNPFEPLSEEARGAIQARVDDYYSMFVRAVARGRGVKPADVRGGFGQGRVVGADEAVRLGMADRVGTMAQTVERLAGRRGGAGSRAEDERRRFELHA from the coding sequence CGGCCTCGGCGGCGTACTGGATCGCGTCGTCGGCTGACGAGATCGTCGTCACGCCGAGCGGCGAGGTCGGCAGCATCGGCGTGTTCACAGCGCACGAGGACATCAGCGCCGCCCTGGAGGCCGAGGGGGTGACGGTCACGCTGATCTCGGCCGGCAAGTACAAGACCGAGGGCAACCCCTTCGAGCCGCTCTCTGAGGAGGCTCGCGGGGCGATTCAGGCCCGCGTGGACGACTACTACAGCATGTTCGTTCGGGCGGTGGCCCGCGGGCGCGGCGTCAAGCCCGCCGATGTGCGCGGCGGCTTCGGTCAGGGCCGCGTGGTGGGCGCCGACGAGGCCGTACGGCTCGGGATGGCCGACCGCGTCGGCACGATGGCCCAGACCGTTGAGCGTCTGGCCGGGCGGCGCGGCGGGGCTGGCAGCCGCGCCGAGGATGAACGTCGGCGCTTCGAGCTTCACGCCTAG